From the Nodularia sphaerocarpa UHCC 0038 genome, the window ACTTTCGCCCCAAACCTGTACCGCGATAGTCTGGGTGAATCACCACATCCCAGATTGTAGCGCGATAGATACCATCAGAAGTGGCTCTGGCAAAACCAATTAGTCGCTCTGCATCCCAAATGCTGATTACTGGATTGCTATTAGCGATCGCTATACTTAATTCCTCAATACTACGCCCTTTTGCCCAAAAAGCTGCCAGATCAAATAGTTCTTGGAGTTTGTAAACGTCTATTTCCCACTGGCGATGTTCGCTAAATTGAATTTGAGGATAATTCATGTTGTACACCCCAATTTGGCAGGATCACTATTCCAGTTCATTTGTCATGATTTAATCACAAACCCATTTCCACAGAGGGTGAGTTTTTCCCTGCTGTCTGATTCTAAAAACTTGTTTTTCTAGACGTTGTTGTTCCCGTTGCGGTAATCCCAGCAGAATATTTCGGCTTTGCCAAACTAATGTAGAAACGGTAGTACCAATACAAACAGCCAAACCCAGGGTAGGCAGTGGATGATAGAGCAGTCCATATCTTACTGCTACCCAGGTAAAATATTGTTGTAATAGAGTAATTTCTCCTCGTAAATTCCACAAGGAAAAAGGTGCAATGGTGAGCCATAAACAGCCAACAAAAAACCACCTCCCGTATACAGTTAGCTGATGTAGCTTTTGTACTTGTTGGGTAAAAGTTGTGTCAATGCTATTGGCATTTTTGCCATTTACTGATGGTTCTTCTGGTTGATCCATAACCAATTCCGAATCAATGAAAGCCTTGGGGTATGGAAATTAAAATTACGTATAGGTTTGGTCTATATAACCCATTTTTCCCATCGCCTGATGTTTCTTTCACCTCATTTTAGCTGTCTTGGGAACTAGCAGATGTATCAACTGCCTCAGCACTGACTAACACCGGAGATTTGGCTGTGCGTTCTCGCCACCAAGTCAGGAGGGTACTGGCGATAAAAAGGCTGGAATAAGCCCCCGCAGTAAAGCCAATAATTAGCGCTAAAGCAAAGTTTTTTAGAGTGTCGCCACCAAGGAAATAGATAGCAAATAATGGCAGCATCGTGGTAAAGCTGGTGTTGATCGACCTTCCTAATGTTTGGTTGACAGCATCATCCACAATGTCAGCAATGGGACGCTCAGGATTGATTTTAATAGTTTCGCGAATGCGATCATAAATCACTACTGTATCATTGACGGAGAAACCGATAATTGTCAGCAGGGAAACAATGAACAGACTATCCACTTCTGTGCGTAGGACTAACCCAAAAATGGAAAAAGCGCCTACAGTTACTAAAACATCGTGAAACAGCGCCACAATGGCAAATAAGGCATAGTCTAACTGGAAGCGGAAGGTCAAGTAAATAATAATCCCCGCAAAGGAAACAAGCAGGGCGAGAATACCAGACCGAAATAATTCGGCTCCCAGGGTAGGGCCAACAGAGTCAATTTGGTTTTTTTGCGGATCAAAAGTGCCAATTTTTTCGGTTAAAGCAGTTTGTAATTTGGTGCGCTGATCAACATCTAAATCTTTGCTGCGAATTGAGATGCCATTCTCACCAACTATTTGGATGCTGCTATCGCCTAAACCCTGTGCCTGTGATACTTCCCGCACTGTGTTGATGTTTATTGGTTGATCGCAGTTACCTGCTTGTGTACAGTCACGTTCCAACTGCAAGCGCGTACCACCGATGAAATCTAAACCGGGGCGTAGGGGTGCGCGAATTTGGGGATTTTGCCACGAAATCACCATTGAGATCAGACTGGTGAGAATAATGGCACTAGAAATAGTCCACCATAGCGATCGCGATTTGTTAATACTCAGTTTCATTTAGCTACCTCTGCCTTATTTAATACTGGCAGGTTCGGACAGAAAAGTTCGCGCTTATTTTTGACAGCCGCATTGGTAACTACTAAAAACATGAGTGTGCGGCTACAAATAATTGCTGTAAACATACTCACTGCTACACCCAAAGCTAAGGTGAGGGCAAAACCTCTGACTAATCCAGAACCAAACCAAAACAGAGCCGCGCAAGCAATCCATGTAGTCACGTTGCTGTCTAAAATACTGGAAAATGCTCGGTAAAAACCAGATTCTACAGAACG encodes:
- the secF gene encoding protein translocase subunit SecF, which codes for MKLSINKSRSLWWTISSAIILTSLISMVISWQNPQIRAPLRPGLDFIGGTRLQLERDCTQAGNCDQPININTVREVSQAQGLGDSSIQIVGENGISIRSKDLDVDQRTKLQTALTEKIGTFDPQKNQIDSVGPTLGAELFRSGILALLVSFAGIIIYLTFRFQLDYALFAIVALFHDVLVTVGAFSIFGLVLRTEVDSLFIVSLLTIIGFSVNDTVVIYDRIRETIKINPERPIADIVDDAVNQTLGRSINTSFTTMLPLFAIYFLGGDTLKNFALALIIGFTAGAYSSLFIASTLLTWWRERTAKSPVLVSAEAVDTSASSQDS
- a CDS encoding GNAT family N-acetyltransferase encodes the protein MNYPQIQFSEHRQWEIDVYKLQELFDLAAFWAKGRSIEELSIAIANSNPVISIWDAERLIGFARATSDGIYRATIWDVVIHPDYRGTGLGRKLVETVLSHPRLRGVERVYLMTTHQQEFYEKIGFQSNVSTTMVLNNQSQIQTLPVNEVRFTESLGG